The stretch of DNA TCCAAGACAGCTTCAGTATCGACAGTCTTGCCCAGCCGCTACAACGGCAAAAGCGACGGCAGATTGCCGTCGCTTTTGCCGTCTGGGGAAGTTCCCCTGAAGGAGCAAACCCAGCAGCATGGCTGCGTTCTGCCCCACGCTACCCAGCCGACGGGAACCCTGATCTTAGCGTGGCAGTTGGGTTGAGTAGCGATCGCTCCCCAGATTAGAGAGGTCAACTATTGGCCGGGAACGGCACGGTTGCCAGGGCCTTGGTCATTGGGCGCTACTACCCCAGGCAGAGTCGTATCCTGACCCGGCTGGTTCATCATTGGCTGCTGCTGCATCGGCTGTTGCTGAGTACCCTGACCGGGGACAACGCGATTGCCAGGCCCTTGGTCATTGGGAGCCACTATCCCAGGCAGAGTCGTATCCTGGCCCGGCTGGTTCATCATCGGCTGCTGCTGGGTAGGCTGCTGCTGGGTGGGTTCCTGATCGGGGAAAGCCCGGTTCTCAGGCCCGGCATCGTTGGGTGCCACTACCCCAGGCAGGTTGGTATCCTGACCCTGTTGTTGGGTGGGACGCTGCTGCTGCTGGGTAGGCTGCTGCTGAGTGGGTTCCTGATCGGGGAAAGCCCGGTTCTCAGGGCCGGCGTCGTTGGGCGCTACTACCCCAGGCAGGCTGGTATCTTGAGGCTGGGCAGTGCGCTCGCCCGAGGCGCGGTTTTCGGCACCGTAGGCATCGAACTCAGCCATATCCGCAAGCGGAACAGCGCGGTTGTTAGGCCCTCTGTCGGTGGGAGAAAGAATCCCTCGGGTCAGGCTGTTGCTGCGGTATTCAAACCGGCTGGCAATGCCGTTTCGAGAGCCATTGGCCTCAGGTTGGAAGGTTTCTTGAGCCTGGACAGCCGTCCCAGCGGCCAGGGCCAAAGTGGCAGACAAAGAACCTAAAATAAAGCGTTTCATTACGTCTCCTTTCGTGGTCATCTCACTTGAGTGCTGGCGGCAAATTTATACCTCCAAGGAAACCCAGTTCTAAATTTGATTTCTTCTCACCCCAGAGTGGTGGAGTGCCCATCAAAATCAATTCAGTCCGGGTTTTGCCGCTTTTACTTAACTTAACGATGAATTTTACGTAGCCTATCGGTTGATAGTTGTAGATTTCTCGTGCGCAAAACGCGCCGTATGGTAGATAGAAAAGTTCCCTTGTTTTGCCCCCCAGAGCGGCGCGATCAGCTTTTTTGCTCCAGTTGTCCAGGCCAAATGCAGCGCGATAATGACGCATAAATACCTGAAGTGTTTCCCGCCTAGGCAAATAGTTTGACAGGGCCGTAGGGTGGGTCCAGCCCACCAGCACAGAATTGTCGAAGGACTGAAGGGCTTTTGAACCGCAGTAGAACTTGCGTTCCTTGGACCCGGCTGGTAGATGGGGTAGTATCGGCAGTAACGTTAGCCGTTGGGAGGGTTGGTGCCTTGTTCCATCTCTATTTTGGGGCCTTTGATATTGTCCTCTATCTGGGGGGCACCTACGCGGCGATCGCCCTCTCCAAGGCCATTTGTGACCAAATGGACGCTGCTGAAGTCGCCCAGACCACTGACACCACTGAGGTTACCCTCGCCCCCATGCAGCCCATTGCGCCCCAGTTCGTCGCCCCGGTTACAAAGCGGGAAGACGTGAGCGTCCGAGTTTCCGTCAACTAAAGCTCCCAACGCACCGATGGGCCTGAGCGGGGTGCATCCGGTTGGAGGATGAAGCCCTCTACGAGAGTTGAGACGCTCCACGTATTGCTGCCGGAGTGCGCGGATTGATGCGGCCCCAGCGCAACCTCAGGCCGACGGACTGGCCCTGGGTGTACCCCTTGTCAGCCCATCGTGCCGTGAACCTGCACCTCCGCTCTCTCCATACCGGAGGGCCCTGCGGCCTAGCGGGGGAAAGCGGGGGCTAAAACTGGCCTAAATGTTTGCCGATAACGGCAGGGTAGTGGGACAAGGGGTAAGTGTGGGGGAGGCGCTAGGCCGTTGTGCCAGCGCTAGCGCAACGGCCCTCGCTATATTGAATCTAGAGGGGGCGATCGCCCCAGTACGAGCCAATTTTGTCTTCTGGTGCTCTACTTTTTGTGTTTTATGCCAATGTAGGTTGCTGGCAAAGCACACTAGGGAGCAAACAGGGTCGATAGAATGAGGAAACAATTGGTGCGGTTTGGGCATTGGCGACGCGCATGGGCAATGGCACACCACTGGATTAACAACGGGGCTATGCTCGATTTCTTCAAATATCGAGTGGGGCAGTCGGCATGGACCAAGCTGATTGGCCGCACCCTGATCAAATGGCAGCAGGATGACTGCCTGGAAATGGGGGCTGCTCTGGCCTACTACGCCCTGTTTTCCATGTTTCCGATGATTCTGGTATCGCTGAGCGTGGTTGGCTTCCTGATTGGCCCCAACACGGTCGCCTACAATGCCGTGCTCAACTTTGCCCAGGAGACCCTACCGCCTGACGCCTTCCCCATTGTGCAGACGACGCTGATTCAGTTTCACACCGGCAGCACCAGCGCCAGCATCGTGGGCTTTGGCATTCTGCTGTTTACCTCCAGCGGCTTCTTTGGAGCGCTCAGCCGCTCTTTCGACAAAATTTGGCACACCAAGCCTCGCCACCACCGCTTCGACGGGGTGGGGGAAGTGGCGTTTATCTTTTTGTGGCGGCGGTTTCTGGCGTTTTTGCTGGTGATGGGGGCCACCAGCCTTATCTTTGTGTCGCTAATCTCCAATATTGCGATCGATACCGTTACCAAAATTCTGGAAGGGGTCCATCAGTGGGTAGTGGTGATCGGCATTGACCAGGTGCAGCTGCTGTCGTGGCTGCGGGTGGGCGTTTCCTTTGTCACGCTCACCCTGGTGGTCATGGTGCTCTACAAAACCCTGCCCAGCACCCGCGTGGGCTGGCGCGATGTGTGGCTGGGGGCGCTGTTTACCGCTGTGCTGTGGCTGATTTTGCAGCAGCTGATCAGCAATAGCGTAATTAGCCTGGGCAGCCAGTTTCGCTCCTACGGCGTGGTGGGCGGGGTGATGGTGCTGATGCTGTGGATTTACCTCACCAGCCAAATTTTCTTTCTGGGCGGCGAGCTGACCTATGTCTACGCCCATCTGTTTGGCAGCCGCAAGGGTCACAAAAAGCTGGCGGCCAAAGTAGGGAGCCGGTAGGGGCAGTTGTCCAGTTGTCATTTGACCAATGGATACCCCCAAAATCAGAGGTTACGGCCCCTGGCCTGGTGGGGGATGGGTGTTGCCCCGCCGAGGGGACAAGGGTGGTCACCAGAATGGATGACACGCCCTCCGTGGTTTAATTTATAGAGCAGATACGGAGTTGATGGCATGGCTACAGCGCAGCGTGGGGTAACAATCTGGTTTACAGGGCTGAGCGGGTCGGGTAAATCGACCATTGCTCGGGCTCTGGAGGCCGAACTGCGTCAGCGGGGCTGCCAGCTGGAGGTGCTCGACGGCGACATCGTGCGCACCAACCTGACCAAAGGCCTGGGCTTTAGTAAAGAGGACCGGGATGAGAACATTCGCCGGATTGGCTTTGTCTCTCACCTGCTGACCCGCAACGGCGTGGTGGTGCTGGTATCGGCGATTTCCCCCTATCGGGAGGCGCGGGATCAGGTGCGCGATCGCATCGACGATTTTGTTGAAGTCTTTGTCGATGCCCCCCTGGCCGTGTGCGAAGACCGCGACGTCAAAGGCCTCTACAAAAAAGCCAGGGCTGGCGAAATCAAGCAGTTCACCGGCATTGACGACCCCTACGAGCCTCCCCTCAACCCGGAGGTGCACTGCCACACTGACCAGCAAAGCGTTGAGGATAGCGTGGCCCAGGTCATCGCCAAGCTCGAAGCAATGGGTTACCTGGCAGCGGCAGCGGTAGCCTAGAGGGCGCATCTAAAGAGGGCGCATCTAATATAGAGCAGTGGGCGTCGCTGAATGCAGGTATGTTATGCCCCCCCAGCCCCCCCATCCTGATACTGCATCCTGATACTGCTAGCGAAATATTTCGCAATCCAACTTCCCTGTCCTGGCTCCTAAGATACAAGGGGGCGATGAATCCGGGTTATACGATGATGACACGTCCTACCCCCCCGCTTCCCCCCGCCGTCGGGCATGTTTCCCAAACAGGTGGGCGGGGGCCTCGCGGCGGGCGTAGCTAACCAGGTAGTCATGTACCAGCTGATAGCGATCGATGGGGATGTCGGGTAGCAAAAACACCAGGCCCGACCCCACCAGAATGTAAAGCACCAGGTCCATCTGGTCTTCCCGGTAGTCGGCCCCGCGCAGGTCGAGTTCTTCCTCCAGGTCTTCGCGGCTTTTTTGGGGGCGGTAGGGGCGGCCCTCGCGATCGATGTCGGTCAGCAGGTAGAGCACCAGTTGGGCCAGGCCAGCGTTTTCAGGGCCGCAGTCGTGGACGACGGTGCCCAGGAAGTTTTGCACCAGGGTTTCTTTGGGGTGGTTGCCCAGGGCTAGATAGGCGGCCAGGGTGGTGATTGCCTGGCGCTGGAGCTGCGCGCCCACCACCTGTAGCTCGATCGGGCGCACCTCACCAATGGCGTCGGCCAGGTCGGCCACCAGGCGATCGATCAGGGCGGTTTCGAGGTAGAAGTGGGCGTCGTCGGTGAGGCGACGAATTAGAAACTTGGCGTCGGTGGCTCTGAAGTTGCCCAGGTAGTAGCGGTAGTCGCGACTGAGAATGTCGTTGTTGAGGATGTCGAGGTCAAAGCCGCGCTCAATTTCGAGCAAGTAGTGGAGATAGTCCTCCCGCAGGGCCAGCACCACCTTCAGATAGGGGGCATTGAGACAGTCAATTAAAAAGGCGTAAAAGTCTCGCCGCTGAAATAGCTCCCCGGCCTCGACAAAAAACTCCTCAAACTGGTCAAAAATCAGCACAATCTGGCGATAGCTACGCTCGGTGAGGGCTTTAAGGCGCGCGATCAAGTCATTGGGGCCGATGGGGGCAGCCGGGGGAATGCCGTCGCCATCGGCCTCGCTCTGCTGCTGTAGGGCGCGGGCCAGGGCCTGGTTGACCTCGTCGGGCCAGTCGCGGTAGCCCCTGACCAGCACGGCTAGGGTCGATCGCCCCTCCGGGAACGATCGGTCGAGGGCGGGCATTAGTCCAGCGTAGAGAATGGAGCTTTTGCCCACCCCCGAAGGGCCATGGATGACAATCAGCGGATAGCGGGCCTGCTCCAGGCGGTAGGTGAGGGTTTCAACATCCACCAGGCGACCGGAGGCCTGAATTTCGGTCGCCATTGTAGCCTGGGGCGATGGCGCTGGTATGGCCGGGGAGTAGGCCTGGGGCTGAATTTCGCCCGCTCCAATGAAGGCCCGCAGCCGAAACTGGGTATCGACCCGGCGCAGTTTAAGCGTGACGCCAAAGGCCGCCCGGTAGTCTTTTTGTTGGTAATACTGCTGTTGCAGAGTTTGCAGAATGCTGCGGTAGAGGGGCAGATCGCTGTTGGGATCGGTGTGGGTAGCGGCGTCTTCGAGCAGGGCGATCGCCCGCTGAGGCTCGTCCTGGGCTATGTGTACGCGCCCCAGCAGATAGAAGTACCAGCCCCGCTGGTACTGGTTGGCCACCGCCAGGTCGGTGTTGGCGGCTGTCAACGCCGAGGGCAACGTCGGGGTCAACGACTCGGGAATGACCTCGGACAGGGCGGCATCGCCGTGGACAGCCCCCGCGATCGCCAGAATTTGCAGGGCCCGCTCCGCCTGGGTTTGGGCGGTGGTGGCATCGCCCCGGGCCAGGGCCACCTCCGCCAGGTAGCCGTGGTTGCGGGCCAGGCGAATGGGGTCCTGGCGGTGCAGGGTCAGCCCCTCCTCGGCGGTGCGGGCCAGGGCGGCCCAGGCCCCCAGCTTTTGCTGCACCTCCGCCAGGGCATGGATAAACTTACCCACCAACTCCGACTGCTCCAGGTGGCGAAAAATGCGCAGACAGGCCGAAAAGTGGCCCTCGGCCTTGTGCAGCATGCGATCGTACACGACCCGCTGCAGCACCGCCTGACTGCGGCAGGTCACCCCCAGGTAGAACAGCAGGACGGCCTGTTTTTGGCGGGGGGTGGGGGGTGAGGGGGTGAGGGGATGGGACGGTGGGGGGGCGTGGGTCGCTTTTTGCCAGTAGGTCAGGCTTTGCTCAAAGTGGTAGCGGGCCACGTCCAGGTCGCTGCGGCTCAAGGCGTCGCGGCCCTTGAGAAAGTCTAGGCTGGCCTTGAGTTCGCCGTCAAGGCTGGCCTGGGTTTGGGCAATATCGGCCAGGGCAAACTCCAGTTCGGTGCGCAGGGCCGACCCCTGGCTATAGTTGGAGGCCTCCCTGTGGTGGGGGCTGTCATCCCCCAGGGCCAGCATGGTGGCAAACAGATCGTTGGCGTTGACGTGCAGGGAGTGAATCAGTTCCCCCGGCGGATACTCGAAGGGAATGGGGGCGGCGGCAAAGCTCTTGAAGTCGGGGGCGTGGCGGGTGAGGCTGGCCAGGGTGCGATCGCTGACCCACAGCACCACCGGAAAGGGCAGCGCCTGGGGAAAGGCGTTGCGGCCGAGGTTGGCCGCTTTAAACACGGCGGCCAGGTTTTGCACCTGGTCCAGCCCGGTCACCATCAGGGCAAAGGAGGGATTGCCCAGGGGCTCGGCGGTCAGCGCCTGCAGCAGGGTGACAATCTGCTCGGGCAGCGATCGCTCGACCACCGGGGCGACTGTGTACAGGTGGTCCACCACCAGTCGCCGCAGGCGCGAGTAGTTGCACCGCACCAGCACCAGCGAAAAGCGGTTGGGCCGCAGGGTGATAGCCCGCTGAAGCTCCGCCAGGGCAGCCTGGTTGTGGGCCAAAATCTCGGTGGGGCTGGCGCTGCCCGGGCTGGTGCTGCTCACGGCCGGGGTTGCTGGGCCTGCCAGCTGCGGTAGCGATCGGTTTCGGCCAGCAGCGGATTGAGGCCAAACCAGCGCCCCTGGTTGTCGCGGTACTCGTACAAAAACAGGCTGCGCACCAGAATGTTGTAGTCCTCATCGCCCTGCACATCCTGACGAGAGACCGCTTGCAGGAGCAGATCCCACTCCTGCTCGCTGACCAGGCCCATCAGGCTGTCGCGCTCGTTGCGAATCACCGCCTCCAGGGTGGCGCGCAAAAAGGGCGGGTCCTGCTTACGCAGGCAGCCATCCAGCAGCCGAATCAGGTTGCGCATGTGGCCGCCGCTGACCTGACAGAGGCGATCGAGGGTGGCCATTTCGTCGAAGACCTCGCCCACCGCATCGATGCGCTGGTTCACATTGAGGTCGGGAAAGGCGCGAATCAGCACCATCTGCCGCAGCAGGGCCATGCCGGCATCGTCGGAACTGCCGCTGCGATCGCGCACGGGCACCATGGGCAGCACCAGGGGATTGGTGCCAAACCGATTTGACAACCGCACCAGATCGTTGGAAAACATCAGCTCCAGCGGAATGGTGTAGACCAGGTGGCAGTCGAGCTGCCTCAGCTGCTCCCCGCGATCGACAAAAATGTACTCCGACTGCAGCCGCCCCTGGGACCGCAGGGTGCTGTCGATGCGATCGAGGTTGTCCATGATCACCACCAGACGGTTTTTACCCTGCTGCTGGAGGCGATCGTTGGCCGGAGTCAGCAGTTCGTCGTTAATGGCGGTAATGATGCTGCGGGTGCGCGGCTCCAGGTACTGGCGCAGCTGGCTGCGCATGTCGGGGCTCTGCTTGGCCGAGGCGGTAATGCTGGCAATGCCCGCCGAAAAACTCACGTCGGAAATCTCCATCGGCGTCCGCAGAGTGTTGGCCAGGTTCTGAAACAGACTTTGCAGGTAGGTGGGCCTGGTGACAATGCCAATCCGGTCGAGGTGTTCGCTAATGTTGTGGGCAATGCTGAGCAAAATGTCCGAAATTTCTACATCGGCCATCTCCAAATCGCGGTCTGACTCAAAGTAGACCACCTCATAGCTGCGCTGGGCCAGCCGATCCTGCAGGCGAAACAGCTCCGTCGATTTGCCACAGCCAATGTGGCCGGTAAATAGCTGCGTGGTGGGTCGATTGCGGGCCAGACGGGCGATCTTGCGCTCCAGCTCCTGCACAATGTCGCCACCGCGCACGGTCGAAAAATCAATGTAGTAGCGCTTGCCCCGCAGCGGCTGGGTGGGGTCGCAGGCATCGTAAAACTGCTGTAGATCCAGCATGGGCTATTGGGCTATGGCCGTAGGGTTGCCTTCAGGGTATCGCACCGACGGCGCGGAGAAACCAACACCGAGGCCAGGATACGATTTCACAGCCCCCATCTTGCTAAATCGCTGACTTTGCCTAAGCCCCAAGCCTCAGGCAGCGGCCAACAGATTCACTAAATCGGCTTTCTTCAGCTTGGAAAGCCCTTCAATATCGCGTTTTTTGGCCATCGCCTTAAGCTGTTGCGTGTTGAGTGATTCCAGTAGGGCGCGATCGGTTATGACCTCAGGCATCGGTTCTGGAGTTAGGTAAAAAAGCTGCTCCAGGGCTTTAAGCTTTTTGCCAGCGGTGATGCGACAGCCCAGCTTAGTGATCGGTTGTAAGTTTTTCCAGTATCGACGGGGGGCATCGTCTAACCGAGCTATCAGTGAGGCCTGATTTATGCCCTTAAGAGGACTGTCTATTTGGCTAGTTAGGTAGGCGATCGCCGCAGATATTTCCTCTCGACTAGCGGTAGAAAGGTTAGTTTTAGGTGGGATTTCTTGAGCCAAAGCCCTGGTAATGCTCACTGTCTCGGGCTTATCGTCAGCAATAACACACCAGACTTCGCTTAATCCAGCCTCAGCCGCGACGGCATAGATAAATGCATTGCCAATCACCTGGTACTGATCGGGGGCTATTTCTTTAACGACTAATGGAACCCAGTTACGGCCTTCTGACCCTAGCTGACTCGCCGCAAACTGAATCAAATACTCGTGGGCTTCAGTGGGTTCACCCGGTTCGATTTCATCAAAGGGCAAACACATTAAATTGCCAATGTCTGAGCGACTCATTAGAGAAAATACTCCTTCACAAGGTTTAGATATTGCTCTCGAGCGGGCTTGAAAGCAAACGCCGCTGGCATATGCATAAAGTCAGCCCTAGATATATAGGCCATATAGGGAATAGTAATCATTCGCAGATCTTTGTGGCCTTTGCGGAACTTTGGGTAGAAGTAGGGTGTCAAATCAAACTTATTGGCATTAGCTTTGCCCTCTTTAATGATTTTGGCAACAGCTTGATGCATAAGTTGGAGTTGAGCATCAGACACTCTAAAAGCATTGTTCATGAATATGGGCAGTGCCGTTGGACCGGCATCTCCAAAACGTTGCCTTTCCGCTTGCATTTCAGGAATAAACCGAGTGATGGCCATCCCCGCATTTTGGAGAGAATGCAAGTTATCGTGCCTGGCAGGTATTAAAACAACATCTGCGGCATATATAGCTTTCTGAGCAAACACTCGCCAGTTAGGTGGCGCATCAATAAGAACATAATCATATTTACTTTGAACAGATTCTAATGCTCGGCGCAAAGCATGAAGCTTGACCTGCTGTTTTAATTTTGCTTCGTCTACGTCGCCAATTAAGTCCTCGTCTGCCAAAATTATGTCAAAGCCCAAAGGCTCCGTAAGTTTTGGGTGCTCAAACTTATAGGGAGTTATAATGTCTCCAATATTAGATTCTTTATTTTTAAGAATATCTAGAACTTTGCCTTTCAATGGTCGCAGATTAAGGGCATCGCCTAAATCGCTTTGATTTGGATCAAAATCAACAATAAGCACTCGCTTTTTGAGTAAAGCCAGTGTAGCTGCCAAATTCAAAGTTGTGGTAGTTTTGCCAACGCCACCTTTGTTGTTATAAACCGCTATCGTTAATGCTCGGCTAGGAGTTTCCAAACGTTGTTTGAGATCTTTAACTATACGTTTAACGTCCCCATCTAGGGGCAGACATGGTGTTACAGGGTGTACCACCTTACCGTGCTTTCGGAATAACTGCACGTGAAGTGAATTAGTTAATAATCCCCACTTAACAGATTTGGAGGCTGAATCTAGTAAATAATGCTTAAGTTGTAGGGCTGCTCGGCAATAATTGGGATGGGACTGGTCCCCTAAATTTTCCGATCTTCCCTTAACCTCCATATAGAGATGAGGGCTCCTAAGGCTTTCCAGAAAAATGTCTTCGCCTGTATTTTTGCGAACAGCGTGGTCAACAGCACGATTCCCGACCGGGAATTGAGGAACCATTTCTAAGTCCTCAAACCCCAATGCCTTAAGAAATGGCTGAGAAAACTTGAGTTCTACAATCGCCTCAGAGGCATCAGTAGGAAGGAACTGTAGCGTTTGCTCTAGGCTCATGGGCTTTCTGAGTGGCTTTACTCTAGTCGTACTGAAGAGGCTTAGCTACAACCGTATAGTTTGGATGGAATTCATGGAAGTTTCATATCCATGCAAAGAACCCTTACCCTCTCATTAAGGGCGAGGGTTCTCTACTACATCCGTGTATTGCTAGGGCATCCTAGTTGAGTGTGGTCAGCTAAGGCAGCTATCCCACATCATTAAATGCTTGATTCTAAACGGGTGCCAACTTCACTGACTTAACGTACCCAGAAAGTGAAAATTTCTATCACATCGGTAATCCCACTTCAATAGCCCAGTGCGATAAGATGAGCCA from Leptolyngbya sp. KIOST-1 encodes:
- a CDS encoding YihY/virulence factor BrkB family protein, translating into MAHHWINNGAMLDFFKYRVGQSAWTKLIGRTLIKWQQDDCLEMGAALAYYALFSMFPMILVSLSVVGFLIGPNTVAYNAVLNFAQETLPPDAFPIVQTTLIQFHTGSTSASIVGFGILLFTSSGFFGALSRSFDKIWHTKPRHHRFDGVGEVAFIFLWRRFLAFLLVMGATSLIFVSLISNIAIDTVTKILEGVHQWVVVIGIDQVQLLSWLRVGVSFVTLTLVVMVLYKTLPSTRVGWRDVWLGALFTAVLWLILQQLISNSVISLGSQFRSYGVVGGVMVLMLWIYLTSQIFFLGGELTYVYAHLFGSRKGHKKLAAKVGSR
- the cysC gene encoding adenylyl-sulfate kinase; this translates as MATAQRGVTIWFTGLSGSGKSTIARALEAELRQRGCQLEVLDGDIVRTNLTKGLGFSKEDRDENIRRIGFVSHLLTRNGVVVLVSAISPYREARDQVRDRIDDFVEVFVDAPLAVCEDRDVKGLYKKARAGEIKQFTGIDDPYEPPLNPEVHCHTDQQSVEDSVAQVIAKLEAMGYLAAAAVA
- a CDS encoding ATP-binding protein; translated protein: MSSTSPGSASPTEILAHNQAALAELQRAITLRPNRFSLVLVRCNYSRLRRLVVDHLYTVAPVVERSLPEQIVTLLQALTAEPLGNPSFALMVTGLDQVQNLAAVFKAANLGRNAFPQALPFPVVLWVSDRTLASLTRHAPDFKSFAAAPIPFEYPPGELIHSLHVNANDLFATMLALGDDSPHHREASNYSQGSALRTELEFALADIAQTQASLDGELKASLDFLKGRDALSRSDLDVARYHFEQSLTYWQKATHAPPPSHPLTPSPPTPRQKQAVLLFYLGVTCRSQAVLQRVVYDRMLHKAEGHFSACLRIFRHLEQSELVGKFIHALAEVQQKLGAWAALARTAEEGLTLHRQDPIRLARNHGYLAEVALARGDATTAQTQAERALQILAIAGAVHGDAALSEVIPESLTPTLPSALTAANTDLAVANQYQRGWYFYLLGRVHIAQDEPQRAIALLEDAATHTDPNSDLPLYRSILQTLQQQYYQQKDYRAAFGVTLKLRRVDTQFRLRAFIGAGEIQPQAYSPAIPAPSPQATMATEIQASGRLVDVETLTYRLEQARYPLIVIHGPSGVGKSSILYAGLMPALDRSFPEGRSTLAVLVRGYRDWPDEVNQALARALQQQSEADGDGIPPAAPIGPNDLIARLKALTERSYRQIVLIFDQFEEFFVEAGELFQRRDFYAFLIDCLNAPYLKVVLALREDYLHYLLEIERGFDLDILNNDILSRDYRYYLGNFRATDAKFLIRRLTDDAHFYLETALIDRLVADLADAIGEVRPIELQVVGAQLQRQAITTLAAYLALGNHPKETLVQNFLGTVVHDCGPENAGLAQLVLYLLTDIDREGRPYRPQKSREDLEEELDLRGADYREDQMDLVLYILVGSGLVFLLPDIPIDRYQLVHDYLVSYARREAPAHLFGKHARRRGEAGG
- a CDS encoding AAA family ATPase, giving the protein MLDLQQFYDACDPTQPLRGKRYYIDFSTVRGGDIVQELERKIARLARNRPTTQLFTGHIGCGKSTELFRLQDRLAQRSYEVVYFESDRDLEMADVEISDILLSIAHNISEHLDRIGIVTRPTYLQSLFQNLANTLRTPMEISDVSFSAGIASITASAKQSPDMRSQLRQYLEPRTRSIITAINDELLTPANDRLQQQGKNRLVVIMDNLDRIDSTLRSQGRLQSEYIFVDRGEQLRQLDCHLVYTIPLELMFSNDLVRLSNRFGTNPLVLPMVPVRDRSGSSDDAGMALLRQMVLIRAFPDLNVNQRIDAVGEVFDEMATLDRLCQVSGGHMRNLIRLLDGCLRKQDPPFLRATLEAVIRNERDSLMGLVSEQEWDLLLQAVSRQDVQGDEDYNILVRSLFLYEYRDNQGRWFGLNPLLAETDRYRSWQAQQPRP
- a CDS encoding Rho termination factor N-terminal domain-containing protein encodes the protein MSRSDIGNLMCLPFDEIEPGEPTEAHEYLIQFAASQLGSEGRNWVPLVVKEIAPDQYQVIGNAFIYAVAAEAGLSEVWCVIADDKPETVSITRALAQEIPPKTNLSTASREEISAAIAYLTSQIDSPLKGINQASLIARLDDAPRRYWKNLQPITKLGCRITAGKKLKALEQLFYLTPEPMPEVITDRALLESLNTQQLKAMAKKRDIEGLSKLKKADLVNLLAAA
- a CDS encoding ParA family protein, with product METPSRALTIAVYNNKGGVGKTTTTLNLAATLALLKKRVLIVDFDPNQSDLGDALNLRPLKGKVLDILKNKESNIGDIITPYKFEHPKLTEPLGFDIILADEDLIGDVDEAKLKQQVKLHALRRALESVQSKYDYVLIDAPPNWRVFAQKAIYAADVVLIPARHDNLHSLQNAGMAITRFIPEMQAERQRFGDAGPTALPIFMNNAFRVSDAQLQLMHQAVAKIIKEGKANANKFDLTPYFYPKFRKGHKDLRMITIPYMAYISRADFMHMPAAFAFKPAREQYLNLVKEYFL